GTACAGGATAcagccggcggcctcgaggcggagcTTCGCGTCCTGGGTAATAAAGAGGTTGGCTCCCTCAACCAAGTAAGGAATGGTCGacttgccgtccttgatgATCTTGTTAACCGAGATCAGATCAATCGACTCGGGGCGACCACCACAGGGAACGAAGCAGTCGGTCAGACCAGTATCGCGCAGGTGGTAGGTGTTGCGGAACGACGTGCCGTTGGAGACGAACTCGCCGGTGGGCAGGgtgatgttgttgtcgtcgaccAGCACACGGTAACCGTCCTTGGACAACTTGGACATGTCAAAATTGACAATCATGGAGCGAGACTTGGcaaggcggaggagctcctccttgtcgaggccgtTAGGGTCAACGAGGACGCCGGATCCATCAACAATGGAAGTGTACTTCTCGTTGCTGAGCAGGATCTCGTTGCTgcccaggtcgccgtcggggcCACCGGTCTGCATCTTCTTGACAGTGGAGGGATCAAGGTTGAGCTTCCTGTAGATGCCCTTGACGTACTCACGAACAGACAGAGTGGTCATGCCATACGTGTCGTGGGGGATACCACCCAGCTTGGGCGACTTGCCAGTGAAGAAGGACTTCCACCAGGGTGCGCCACGGGCGCGAGCGTGCTCGGTGGCCCAGTCGACAAGGTCGGCAGTGTTCTCGTCAGGACCCATGAAGATGATCTCCTCCTTACCGTACAGGTCCACAAGCGGGTTCTTGATGCCGGGAGTCTGGGcagggaggagaaggtcaAGAATACTGTCAATGTACTTCTCAAAGGCTTCTTTGGCGCGGTCCTGCATCTTGGGGTCAAGCAGGATAACGCCCTTGGAGCCACCTTCGGGGATGTCCTTGTTCTTGCGCTGCTGGGTGCTGGCAAGGCCGTAGTTCTCGTCAAAGAGATTGCGGGCGTTGATGCCATACGCCTCCTTGCTGCGGGACTTGACGATGCGGATACCACCACGAGCGATGTCCTTGAATCGCAGGTGGAAACCGCGCGACTCGGCGCCAATGACGAGAAACATGCCGTAGAGGCGCTTGGGGTACTCGATCTCGGGCAAGAACGAGGGATCCAGGCGGAAACTCAGGGCAACCTTGGTAGGGGTGAAGTAGTTGGTCTTCAGGATGGCGTTGTTGAAGACGCGGAAGGCAGTCATGACCATCTCCTCGTGCTCGTTAGACACATCGCGAGTGATGCgctccttgagcttggcATCGGACAAGACCTCGATGGCCGGCGTGGGGGCGATGAAGTGGCGATCGAAGTCGGGCCCGACGGCAAGGTGCACCGAGGCAAACGACGCGTACAAGGCACGAACCAAGCCGGGGTACGACTGGATGATCTCCAGGATGTAGTCGGGAGTGAAGGTCTCGGTTCTCAGACGACGCTTCAACTTGGACAGAAGTGCCGTGTGGGCCTGGTTCTTGGCGTCCAGGATCTCGGATAGGGAGACGTACTCGGAACCGAGACGGTTCAGGAAGTGCTGGATGAAGACCCAAACGCAGTGACCGTAGACGGTCTCCTGGAGGCTGAGCTCGCCGGAGGTGAAGAGCGAGTGCAGCTTGTTCTGGGGCAGACAGTAGAGGAGGGAGATCTCCTTGGTGATCTGGTGGATCGACTGGTCCAACGAGGGGAAGTTGCCTTCGATGTTCATAGCGGGGCGAAGGTAGATACTCATGACCGTGATGCCGTTGGCGAACTGCTCCACGTACTTCCTGGAGCTGGTGACGCCGTAGTAGTGGTACAGGTCACTGAGAGCCGAGAACAAGCCGCGAGCAGTGCGGGAGCGGAAGGCAATAACCAAGCGCTTCTCGGGAGAGCCTTCGATGTCGAAGACCTCGATGACGGGGCCAGTTCTATTGACCGCAAGCTCGATGATCTCCTGGTAGATCTGCTTAGTGTTGCTGGTGGCCTTCTGGAGGAAACCGTTGTCGGCAATAACCTCCAAGCGGGTCTCGTTGGGGTCCGTGGTTTCAGGGCTCTGCTTGAAGAGGCACTGGTAGACGAAGTAGCAGCGCAACGTCGCCTTGGAGGTGGGTGATGCGCCCAAGACGCCGGGAGAGCGGAAGGTCTCGACACGGAACTTGGACTTGCCCGTGTGGTCGAGATActtggcctcgaggcgctGTTCATAGCGAGGACCGGCGACAGAGGTTTTGCCGGGCTCGCTCGTGTCAATGTAGATGGCGTGGTCATGGGCCTCCATGTCGAGGCGGATCTCCTCGCGCTTGTCCTCGCGGGCGAAGGCAGCCACCTTGGCAGCGTACAGGGAGGTGATCTGGCTGGCGATAACCTCGGGTACTTCAATCTTAAAGTAGACATCGTCAATGCCAAGCTCGTTGTAGAACCAGGCAACCTGTTCCTCAATAAGGGCGTCGGGGATCCAGCCATTGTTCTTGATAAGATCCTTGACTGCATGACGCGTATTAGCGGTGTTCTGGAGTCCCAGTTGATTTCCCAAACTCACCCTGTTCCATCTGCTCCTGCTTGCCAACGAACGTCGGCGCAATGTAGCCGACAGTTGCTGACCTCAGGACCCTGTGTCCGTTGCCAACGGCACGGGCAGCCATGGGGACGCTGAAATGTGTGGGTTGGGGAGAGGGGCCGCGGCTGCTCTCTGCTGAGTCGGCCTGGACCTGGCCCAGCATCTTGTTACGAGGAGGTGCGGCGGTCGCCATGATGTCGGAGATTTCCTCGAGAGGGTCTGGCTCGGAAGAATACCTATCCATAGGAAGGTCAGTATTGATGGACAGGGCCAACATTGCGGCGGGTGGGCAGAGTGTCCACAGAACAACGAATATAATAGAGTGTGGGGAGTGACGAGTGCAGATGCAGCGTGGTGAAGGGCAGGAGGAGATTGACGTCCAGAGCGGGCGACCGAAAGGTCTAAGTAGGCCGCCAGAAACGACGAAGCATCGCAGCAACAAGGGAAGTTACATGATGCTTGTGAGTCAGACTCAGACTGCTACAGCATAGGTTTTGTTCGAGCGCCCGTTGGAAGAACCGGGATCGGTAATGCCTCATGGGGTACCTGGGGCAGGCTTGCTTCTCTGGACTGCGGTTTGGGAATGGACGGGGCCGGGAAACGCAGATGGTGTatctcgcgcgcgcgcgcgcaagGCAGGAATCGTGAGAGC
The genomic region above belongs to Colletotrichum higginsianum IMI 349063 chromosome 2, whole genome shotgun sequence and contains:
- a CDS encoding NAD-specific glutamate dehydrogenase yields the protein MLALSINTDLPMDRYSSEPDPLEEISDIMATAAPPRNKMLGQVQADSAESSRGPSPQPTHFSVPMAARAVGNGHRVLRSATVGYIAPTFVGKQEQMEQVKDLIKNNGWIPDALIEEQVAWFYNELGIDDVYFKIEVPEVIASQITSLYAAKVAAFAREDKREEIRLDMEAHDHAIYIDTSEPGKTSVAGPRYEQRLEAKYLDHTGKSKFRVETFRSPGVLGASPTSKATLRCYFVYQCLFKQSPETTDPNETRLEVIADNGFLQKATSNTKQIYQEIIELAVNRTGPVIEVFDIEGSPEKRLVIAFRSRTARGLFSALSDLYHYYGVTSSRKYVEQFANGITVMSIYLRPAMNIEGNFPSLDQSIHQITKEISLLYCLPQNKLHSLFTSGELSLQETVYGHCVWVFIQHFLNRLGSEYVSLSEILDAKNQAHTALLSKLKRRLRTETFTPDYILEIIQSYPGLVRALYASFASVHLAVGPDFDRHFIAPTPAIEVLSDAKLKERITRDVSNEHEEMVMTAFRVFNNAILKTNYFTPTKVALSFRLDPSFLPEIEYPKRLYGMFLVIGAESRGFHLRFKDIARGGIRIVKSRSKEAYGINARNLFDENYGLASTQQRKNKDIPEGGSKGVILLDPKMQDRAKEAFEKYIDSILDLLLPAQTPGIKNPLVDLYGKEEIIFMGPDENTADLVDWATEHARARGAPWWKSFFTGKSPKLGGIPHDTYGMTTLSVREYVKGIYRKLNLDPSTVKKMQTGGPDGDLGSNEILLSNEKYTSIVDGSGVLVDPNGLDKEELLRLAKSRSMIVNFDMSKLSKDGYRVLVDDNNITLPTGEFVSNGTSFRNTYHLRDTGLTDCFVPCGGRPESIDLISVNKIIKDGKSTIPYLVEGANLFITQDAKLRLEAAGCILYKDASANKGGVTSSSLEVLASLSFDDENFVKHMCHNSKGQAPQFYQDYVKSVQAKIQENARLEFEAIWREHEQTGLPRSVLSDNLSNAITTLDEELQHSDLWKNEKIRRSVLQDALPNLLLEKIGLDTIIQRVPDSYLRAIFGSYLASRFVYQFGSQPSQFAFYDFMAKRMASVN